One Anaeromyxobacter diazotrophicus genomic region harbors:
- a CDS encoding mechanosensitive ion channel family protein translates to MDLEDFLARYATGAFGFVLLAAMMTARSLTRDEAYRRDLSGAVKYLLFFLATAFLRALTPNRASWHKLDKGLFVAGLVLFSFGAIRGSAATWSLLHRRRTGVETPKILRDLVDGVLFVLALLVILQATLEIDVSAVLASSAVISLVLGLALQETLGNLFAGLSLQAERPFGEGDWVRIGAHQGKVVEIGWRATRILTGAGEGLTIPNNAVAKEAVYNLSRRGSVMRRVALSLAYDVPPNAFKDAALTVVRSNPRVVAEPPPVVRTAELAPAAIQYEVLFWVGRWEQGGEVEDEVRSQLWYRLHRAGIALSPVGNEVRLARGARPAAGAEEVDVEALLAHVDFLAPVEPALRRELAARARVARFGRGEVILRQGDTAPAPFYVVADGEVVVRVRAPDGREQEVARLGPGDFFGEMAALTGDPRSATVAATQDSALVAVDREAFGELFGRAPEVARKLTDVLARRRAGLTRTVEQAATGAVRPPEEPHQLLDRLREIFKSLG, encoded by the coding sequence ATGGACCTCGAGGACTTCCTCGCCCGCTACGCCACCGGCGCCTTCGGCTTCGTGCTCCTCGCCGCAATGATGACGGCGCGGTCGCTCACGCGCGACGAGGCCTACCGGCGCGACCTCTCCGGCGCCGTGAAGTACCTCCTCTTCTTCCTCGCCACCGCCTTCCTGCGCGCGCTGACGCCCAACCGCGCCTCCTGGCACAAGCTCGACAAGGGGCTCTTCGTGGCGGGGCTGGTGCTCTTCTCCTTCGGCGCCATCCGCGGGAGCGCCGCCACCTGGAGCCTGCTCCACCGCCGCCGCACCGGGGTCGAGACGCCGAAGATCCTGCGCGACCTGGTGGACGGGGTGCTGTTCGTCCTGGCGCTGCTCGTCATCCTGCAGGCGACGCTCGAGATCGACGTCAGCGCGGTGCTGGCGAGCTCCGCCGTCATCTCCCTCGTGCTGGGCCTCGCGCTGCAGGAGACGCTCGGCAACCTCTTCGCCGGGCTCTCGCTGCAGGCGGAGCGGCCGTTCGGCGAGGGCGACTGGGTCCGCATCGGCGCCCACCAGGGGAAGGTGGTCGAGATCGGCTGGCGGGCGACCCGGATCCTCACCGGCGCCGGCGAGGGGCTCACCATCCCCAACAACGCGGTGGCCAAGGAGGCGGTCTACAACCTCTCCCGCCGCGGCTCGGTCATGCGCCGGGTGGCGCTCTCGCTCGCCTACGACGTGCCGCCGAACGCCTTCAAGGACGCGGCGCTGACGGTGGTGCGCTCGAACCCCCGGGTGGTGGCGGAGCCGCCGCCGGTGGTGCGCACCGCGGAGCTGGCCCCGGCCGCCATCCAGTACGAGGTGCTGTTCTGGGTGGGGCGGTGGGAGCAGGGCGGCGAGGTCGAGGACGAGGTCCGCTCCCAGCTCTGGTACCGCCTGCACCGCGCCGGGATCGCGCTCTCGCCGGTCGGGAACGAGGTGCGCCTCGCCCGCGGCGCGCGGCCGGCGGCGGGGGCCGAGGAGGTGGACGTGGAGGCCCTGCTCGCGCACGTGGACTTCCTCGCCCCGGTGGAGCCGGCGCTCCGGCGCGAGCTGGCGGCCCGGGCGCGCGTGGCCCGCTTCGGCCGCGGCGAGGTCATCCTGCGCCAGGGCGACACCGCCCCCGCCCCGTTCTACGTGGTGGCCGACGGCGAGGTGGTGGTGCGGGTGCGCGCGCCGGACGGCCGCGAGCAGGAGGTGGCGCGGCTCGGGCCGGGCGACTTCTTCGGGGAGATGGCCGCCCTCACCGGCGATCCCCGCTCGGCGACCGTCGCCGCGACGCAGGACAGCGCGCTCGTCGCCGTCGACCGCGAGGCGTTCGGCGAGCTGTTCGGCCGCGCGCCCGAGGTGGCCCGCAAGCTGACCGACGTGCTGGCGCGCCGGCGCGCGGGGCTCACCCGCACCGTCGAGCAGGCCGCCACCGGCGCGGTGCGCCCGCCCGAGGAGCCGCATCAGCTCCTCGACCGGCTGCGGGAGATCTTCAAGAGCCTCGGGTAG
- a CDS encoding HAMP domain-containing protein yields the protein MKTERSNAGGRRPRAKSRPRVESKPPATEWELLSRASQEELERLIDVLKAVKQGDFTVRLTYQKDGILSRAGELLNDILSLNEHTAGELTRVGKVVGQEGRMTERASVGPAKGAWASGMHAVNQLIGDLVAPTNEVARVITAVAKGDLSQKMSLDIEGRPVRGEFLRIGTTVNAMVDQLNSFAAEVTRVAREVGTEGKLGGQADVKGVSGTWRDLTDNVNGLAANLTAQVRNIAKVTTAVAKGDLSQKITVDAKGEILELKNTINVMVDQLSSFAAEVTRVAKEVGTEGRLGGQADVKGVSGTWKDLTDNVNGLAANLTNQVRNIAKVTTAVATGDLSHKITVEAKGEIYELKNTINTMVDTLRSFAAEVTRVAKEVGTEGRLGGQADVKGVSGTWKDLTDNVNTMASNLTVQLRDVSKVAIAIAHGDLTQKITVDVKGEILQIKDVINKMVDQLNSFAAEVTRVAKEVGTEGKLGGQANVRGVSGTWKDLTDNVNGLAANLTVQLRDVSKVATAIANGDLTQKITVDVKGEILQIKDVINKMVDQLNSFAAEVTRVAKEVGTEGKLGGQANVRGVSGTWKDLTDNVNGLAANLTVQLRDVSKVATAIADGDLTRKITVDVKGEILQIKDVINKMVDQLNSFAAEVTRVAREVGTEGKLGGQANVRGVSGTWKDLTDNVNGLAANLTNQVRNIALVTTAVANGDLSQKITVEARGEIYELKDTINVMVDQLRSFAAEVTRVAKEVGTEGRLGGQADVKGVSGTWKDLTDNVNVLAANLTTQVRNIAKVTTAVAKGDLSQTITVEAKGEILELKNTINVMVDQLNSFAAEVTRVAKEVGTEGRLGGQADVKGVSGTWKDLTDNVNVLAANLTNQVRNIAKVTTAVAKGDLSQKITVDAKGEILELKNTMNVMVDQLNSFAAEVTRVAKEVGTDGNLGGQADVRGVSGVWKDLTDNVNFMASNLTLQVRSIIKVVTAIANGDLTQKFVLEAKGEVAALAETINSMTDTLRTFADQVSTVAREVGVEGKLGAQARVPGVSGVWKDLTENVNFMASNLTKQVRGIVKVVTAVANGDLSQNFVLEAKGEVAALAETINSMTDTLRIFADEVTTVAREVGIEGKLGGQAKVPGAAGTWRDLTDNVNQLAGNLSSQVRAIAEVSTAVTKGDLTRSITVAAEGEVAALKDNVNQMISTLKETSEKNTEQDWLKTNLADFSSMMQGQRNIVAVAQAIMSELTPLVNAQHGAFFMLEPGDEGGEPQLNLVASYGFGGRKTLSTRYRLKESLIGQCAYEKKRIVVRDVPEDFIYVTSGMGSARPRAVVVLPALFEGETKAVIELASFAEFSPNHLAFLDQLMDNVGVILNMISSSMRTEELLAELKRSNAELEAQATELNEKARLLEQKNSEVELASRSLEEKAEQLQLISKYKSEFLANMSHELRTPLNSLLMLSKVLADNRDRNLTPEQVKCAATVYASGNDLLNLINEILDLSKVEAGKMPIEPREAHLSEVRDYLEQTFRHVAEQKGLDFTISMGAGLPASVYTDVARLQQILKNLLSNAFKFTERGAVSLTIDSAQRLRPGAARGLLAFSVRDTGIGIPKEKQRIIFEAFQQADGTTSRKYGGTGLGLTISREIARLLGGTIEVESAAGQGSLFTVLLPERYAGAEPAREVRAAAVEEEAELPPLPVGVDLAGKKILLADDDMRNLFAINTVLERARLEVVHAQNGREALSMLERHPDVDLVLMDTMMPEMDGLTAMKLIRGMPRYAQLPIVSLTAKAMKGDRESAIAAGASDYVAKPVDPERLLSVIHHWLVSSGAIGPVAEEAGANP from the coding sequence ATGAAGACCGAGCGCTCCAACGCAGGTGGGCGGCGCCCGCGCGCCAAGTCGCGCCCCCGCGTCGAGTCGAAGCCGCCCGCCACCGAGTGGGAGCTCCTGTCGAGGGCCAGCCAGGAGGAGCTGGAGCGGCTCATCGACGTGCTCAAGGCGGTGAAGCAGGGCGACTTCACGGTGCGGCTCACCTACCAGAAGGACGGCATCCTCTCGCGCGCCGGCGAGCTGCTCAACGACATCCTGAGCCTCAACGAGCACACCGCCGGCGAGCTGACCCGCGTGGGAAAGGTGGTCGGTCAGGAGGGGCGCATGACGGAGCGCGCCTCGGTAGGTCCGGCCAAGGGCGCCTGGGCGAGCGGCATGCACGCCGTGAACCAGCTCATCGGCGACCTGGTCGCGCCGACGAACGAGGTGGCGCGCGTCATCACCGCGGTGGCCAAGGGCGACCTGTCGCAGAAGATGTCGCTCGACATCGAGGGGCGGCCGGTGCGCGGGGAGTTCCTCCGCATCGGGACCACCGTCAACGCGATGGTCGATCAGCTGAACTCGTTCGCGGCCGAGGTGACGCGCGTGGCGCGCGAGGTCGGCACCGAGGGCAAGCTGGGCGGGCAGGCGGACGTGAAGGGGGTCTCCGGTACCTGGCGCGACCTCACCGACAACGTGAACGGGCTGGCCGCGAACCTGACGGCGCAGGTGCGCAACATCGCGAAGGTCACCACGGCCGTCGCGAAGGGCGACCTCTCGCAGAAGATCACCGTCGACGCCAAGGGCGAGATCCTCGAGCTCAAGAACACCATCAACGTGATGGTCGATCAGCTGTCGTCCTTCGCGGCGGAGGTGACGCGCGTCGCGAAGGAGGTCGGCACCGAGGGCCGGCTGGGCGGGCAGGCCGACGTGAAGGGCGTGTCGGGCACCTGGAAGGACCTCACCGACAACGTGAACGGGCTCGCCGCGAACCTCACCAACCAGGTCCGCAACATCGCCAAGGTGACGACCGCCGTCGCCACCGGCGACCTCTCCCACAAGATCACGGTCGAGGCGAAGGGGGAGATCTACGAGCTCAAGAACACCATCAACACCATGGTGGACACGCTGCGCTCCTTCGCGGCGGAGGTGACGCGCGTCGCGAAGGAGGTCGGCACCGAGGGCCGGCTGGGCGGGCAGGCCGACGTGAAGGGCGTGTCGGGCACCTGGAAGGACCTCACCGACAACGTCAACACCATGGCCTCGAACCTGACCGTCCAGCTGCGCGACGTGTCGAAGGTCGCCATCGCCATCGCGCACGGCGACCTGACGCAGAAGATCACCGTCGACGTGAAGGGGGAGATCCTCCAGATCAAGGACGTCATCAACAAGATGGTGGACCAGCTCAACTCCTTCGCGGCGGAGGTGACGCGCGTCGCGAAGGAGGTCGGCACGGAGGGCAAGCTGGGCGGGCAGGCCAACGTCCGCGGCGTGTCGGGGACCTGGAAGGACCTCACCGACAACGTGAACGGCCTGGCGGCGAACCTGACGGTGCAGCTGCGCGACGTGTCCAAGGTCGCGACCGCCATCGCCAACGGCGACCTGACGCAGAAGATCACCGTCGACGTGAAGGGGGAGATCCTCCAGATCAAGGACGTCATCAACAAGATGGTCGATCAGCTGAACTCGTTCGCGGCGGAGGTGACGCGCGTCGCGAAGGAGGTCGGCACCGAGGGCAAGCTGGGCGGTCAGGCCAACGTGCGCGGCGTGTCGGGGACCTGGAAGGACCTCACCGACAACGTGAACGGGCTCGCGGCCAACCTGACGGTGCAGCTCCGCGACGTGTCGAAGGTCGCGACCGCCATCGCCGACGGCGACCTGACCCGGAAGATCACCGTCGACGTGAAGGGGGAGATCCTCCAGATCAAGGACGTCATCAACAAGATGGTGGACCAGCTCAACTCGTTCGCGGCGGAGGTGACCCGCGTGGCGCGCGAGGTCGGCACGGAGGGCAAGCTGGGCGGGCAGGCCAACGTCCGCGGCGTGTCGGGGACCTGGAAGGACCTCACCGACAACGTGAACGGCCTCGCCGCCAACCTGACGAACCAGGTGCGCAACATCGCGCTCGTGACCACCGCCGTCGCGAACGGCGATCTGTCGCAGAAGATCACGGTCGAGGCGCGGGGCGAGATCTACGAGCTGAAGGACACCATCAACGTCATGGTGGACCAGCTCCGCTCCTTCGCGGCGGAGGTGACGCGCGTCGCGAAGGAGGTCGGCACCGAGGGCCGGCTGGGCGGGCAGGCGGACGTGAAGGGCGTCTCCGGCACCTGGAAGGACCTCACCGACAACGTGAACGTGCTGGCGGCGAACCTGACCACCCAGGTGCGCAACATCGCGAAGGTCACCACCGCGGTCGCCAAGGGCGACCTGTCGCAGACCATCACCGTCGAGGCGAAGGGCGAGATCCTGGAGCTCAAGAACACCATCAACGTCATGGTGGACCAGCTCAACTCGTTCGCCGCCGAGGTGACGCGCGTCGCGAAGGAGGTCGGCACCGAGGGGCGGCTGGGCGGGCAGGCCGACGTGAAGGGCGTCTCCGGGACCTGGAAGGACCTCACCGACAACGTGAACGTCCTCGCCGCGAACCTCACCAACCAGGTGCGGAACATCGCCAAGGTCACCACCGCGGTCGCGAAGGGCGACCTGTCGCAGAAGATCACGGTCGACGCCAAGGGCGAGATCCTGGAGCTCAAGAACACCATGAACGTCATGGTGGACCAGCTGAACTCGTTCGCCGCCGAGGTGACGCGCGTCGCGAAGGAGGTCGGCACCGACGGCAACCTGGGCGGGCAGGCCGACGTGCGGGGCGTCTCGGGCGTCTGGAAGGACCTGACCGACAACGTGAACTTCATGGCCTCGAACCTGACGCTGCAGGTCCGCAGCATCATCAAGGTCGTGACCGCCATCGCGAACGGCGACCTGACGCAGAAGTTCGTGCTGGAGGCGAAGGGCGAGGTGGCCGCCCTGGCGGAGACCATCAACAGCATGACCGACACCCTGCGGACCTTCGCCGATCAGGTGTCGACGGTCGCGCGCGAGGTGGGCGTGGAGGGCAAGCTGGGCGCGCAGGCGCGCGTGCCGGGCGTCTCGGGCGTCTGGAAGGACCTGACCGAGAACGTGAACTTCATGGCCTCGAACCTGACCAAGCAGGTGCGCGGCATCGTGAAGGTCGTGACCGCGGTCGCCAACGGCGACCTGTCCCAGAACTTCGTGCTGGAGGCGAAGGGCGAGGTGGCCGCCCTGGCGGAGACCATCAACTCCATGACCGACACGCTGCGCATCTTCGCCGACGAGGTGACGACCGTCGCGCGCGAGGTGGGCATCGAGGGCAAGCTGGGCGGCCAGGCCAAGGTGCCCGGCGCCGCCGGCACCTGGCGCGACCTGACCGACAACGTGAACCAGCTCGCCGGCAACCTCTCGTCCCAGGTGCGCGCCATCGCCGAGGTCTCCACCGCCGTGACCAAGGGCGACCTCACCCGCTCCATCACCGTGGCGGCGGAGGGCGAGGTCGCGGCGCTGAAGGACAACGTCAACCAGATGATCTCCACCCTCAAGGAGACCTCGGAGAAGAACACCGAGCAGGACTGGCTCAAGACGAACCTGGCCGACTTCTCGAGCATGATGCAGGGCCAGCGCAACATCGTGGCCGTCGCCCAGGCCATCATGTCGGAGCTGACGCCGCTCGTGAACGCGCAGCACGGCGCCTTCTTCATGCTGGAGCCGGGGGACGAGGGGGGCGAGCCGCAGCTCAACCTGGTGGCGAGCTACGGCTTCGGCGGGCGGAAGACGCTCTCCACCCGCTACCGGCTGAAGGAGAGCCTCATCGGCCAGTGCGCCTACGAGAAGAAGCGCATCGTGGTGCGGGACGTGCCGGAGGACTTCATCTACGTGACGAGCGGGATGGGCTCGGCCCGGCCCCGGGCGGTGGTGGTGCTGCCGGCGCTGTTCGAGGGCGAGACCAAGGCGGTCATCGAGCTCGCCTCCTTCGCGGAGTTCAGCCCGAACCACCTGGCCTTCCTCGACCAGCTCATGGACAACGTGGGCGTCATCCTCAACATGATCTCGTCCAGCATGCGGACGGAGGAGCTCCTCGCCGAGCTGAAGCGCTCCAACGCCGAGCTGGAGGCGCAGGCGACCGAGCTGAACGAGAAGGCGCGGCTGCTCGAGCAGAAGAACTCGGAGGTGGAGCTCGCCAGCCGCAGCCTGGAGGAGAAGGCCGAGCAGCTCCAGCTCATCTCCAAGTACAAGTCCGAGTTCCTGGCCAACATGTCGCACGAGCTCCGGACGCCGCTCAACAGCCTGCTCATGCTCTCCAAGGTGCTGGCGGACAACCGCGACCGGAACCTGACGCCGGAGCAGGTGAAGTGCGCGGCGACGGTCTACGCGTCGGGCAACGACCTCCTGAACCTCATCAACGAGATCCTCGACCTGTCCAAGGTCGAGGCCGGCAAGATGCCGATCGAGCCGCGGGAGGCGCACCTCTCCGAGGTGCGCGACTACCTGGAGCAGACCTTCCGGCACGTGGCGGAGCAGAAGGGGCTCGACTTCACGATCTCCATGGGCGCCGGGCTCCCGGCCAGCGTGTACACCGACGTGGCCCGGCTGCAGCAGATCCTGAAGAACCTGCTGTCGAACGCCTTCAAGTTCACCGAGCGCGGCGCGGTGTCGCTCACCATCGACTCCGCTCAGCGGCTGCGGCCCGGGGCCGCCCGCGGGCTCCTCGCCTTCTCGGTCCGCGACACCGGCATCGGCATCCCGAAGGAGAAGCAGCGGATCATCTTCGAGGCGTTCCAGCAGGCGGACGGCACCACCAGCCGCAAGTACGGGGGCACCGGGCTCGGGCTCACCATCAGCCGCGAGATCGCCCGGCTGCTGGGGGGCACCATCGAGGTGGAGAGCGCGGCCGGGCAGGGGAGCCTCTTCACGGTGCTGCTCCCGGAGCGCTACGCGGGCGCCGAGCCGGCGCGGGAGGTCCGCGCAGCCGCGGTCGAGGAGGAGGCGGAGCTCCCGCCGTTGCCGGTGGGCGTCGACCTGGCGGGGAAGAAGATCCTGCTCGCGGACGACGACATGCGGAACCTCTTCGCCATCAACACCGTCCTGGAGCGGGCGCGGCTGGAGGTGGTCCACGCGCAGAACGGGCGCGAGGCCCTCAGCATGCTGGAGCGCCACCCCGACGTGGACCTGGTGCTCATGGACACGATGATGCCGGAGATGGACGGGCTGACGGCCATGAAGCTCATCCGCGGCATGCCGCGCTACGCCCAGCTGCCGATCGTCTCGCTCACCGCCAAGGCGATGAAGGGCGACCGCGAGAGCGCCATCGCCGCCGGCGCCTCGGACTACGTCGCGAAGCCGGTGGACCCCGAGCGGCTGCTCTCGGTCATCCACCACTGGCTCGTCAGCTCGGGGGCGATCGGCCCCGTCGCGGAGGAGGCGGGCGCGAACCCCTGA
- the holA gene encoding DNA polymerase III subunit delta, translated as MASFGKGRPARKAEGATLELCLDEARAGRPAPVYLFEGDAYLAGRAARELAQALVPEAQRDLNVVELDAAASPAEVAAELATRGLFSGPEARKVVLVLEPAFLTSKEDGGGPFANAREAWKKGRQREGARKLLALAAKAGWKAEALAGDGAPTAAEWKKELGVEGADLEFVREAAAWAVEKEMRSPRDDASALDAALAAGLPPGHVLVVASGKVDGRLPLVKRLAAAGRRVALAIGTEGTWDAQRPVLRPVLEGLLAGTGKTIDRAAEERLAALVGADARTLASEVAKLVAHAGDRKTIGAADVDALVTRVAEDPFFALGNAVEAKDLPLALAVLDRSLADGAHPIMLLGMLASAVRRLVVERERGRRAAGERRIASYDAWQAQVLPHIPEEELGSKKPYGFWMKYQAAQRYSRAALLRGLRDLADADLAMKSGADERPLLERALWRLMAADTRG; from the coding sequence ATGGCGAGCTTCGGTAAGGGGCGCCCGGCGCGCAAGGCCGAGGGGGCCACGCTGGAGCTGTGCCTCGACGAGGCGCGCGCCGGCCGCCCCGCGCCCGTCTACCTCTTCGAGGGCGACGCGTACCTGGCCGGCCGGGCCGCGCGCGAGCTCGCGCAGGCGCTGGTGCCCGAGGCGCAGCGCGACCTCAACGTGGTGGAGCTCGACGCCGCGGCCTCGCCGGCCGAGGTGGCCGCCGAGCTCGCGACCCGCGGGCTGTTCTCCGGCCCGGAGGCGCGCAAGGTGGTGCTGGTGCTCGAGCCCGCCTTCCTCACCTCCAAGGAGGACGGCGGCGGCCCCTTCGCGAACGCGCGCGAGGCGTGGAAGAAGGGGCGGCAGCGCGAGGGCGCGCGCAAGCTCCTCGCGCTGGCGGCCAAGGCCGGCTGGAAGGCGGAGGCGCTCGCCGGGGACGGCGCGCCCACCGCGGCGGAGTGGAAGAAGGAGCTGGGCGTCGAGGGGGCCGACCTCGAGTTCGTGCGCGAGGCGGCGGCCTGGGCGGTGGAGAAGGAGATGAGGTCGCCGCGCGACGACGCCTCGGCGCTCGACGCGGCGCTGGCGGCGGGCCTCCCCCCCGGGCACGTGCTGGTGGTGGCCTCGGGGAAGGTGGACGGTCGCCTGCCGCTGGTGAAGAGGCTCGCCGCCGCCGGGCGGCGGGTCGCGCTCGCCATCGGGACCGAGGGCACCTGGGACGCGCAGCGGCCGGTGCTGCGCCCGGTGCTGGAGGGGCTGCTGGCGGGCACGGGAAAGACCATCGACCGCGCCGCCGAGGAGCGGCTGGCGGCCCTCGTCGGCGCCGACGCCCGCACGCTGGCGAGCGAGGTGGCGAAGCTCGTCGCCCACGCCGGCGACCGGAAGACCATCGGCGCCGCCGACGTGGACGCGCTCGTCACCCGCGTCGCCGAGGATCCGTTCTTCGCCCTCGGCAACGCCGTCGAGGCGAAGGACCTGCCCCTCGCGCTGGCGGTGCTCGACCGGAGCCTGGCCGACGGCGCGCACCCCATCATGCTGCTCGGCATGCTCGCCTCGGCCGTCCGCCGGCTGGTGGTGGAGCGCGAGCGCGGGCGCCGGGCGGCCGGGGAGCGCCGGATCGCGAGCTACGACGCCTGGCAGGCGCAGGTGCTGCCGCACATCCCCGAGGAGGAGCTCGGGTCGAAGAAGCCGTACGGGTTCTGGATGAAGTACCAGGCGGCGCAGCGGTACTCGCGCGCCGCGCTGCTGCGCGGGCTCCGCGATCTCGCGGACGCCGACCTGGCCATGAAGTCGGGCGCCGACGAGCGGCCGCTGCTCGAGCGCGCGCTGTGGCGGCTGATGGCCGCCGATACGAGAGGATGA
- the holB gene encoding DNA polymerase III subunit delta' translates to MPFSELIGQDRALGALRAALSRGALHHAYLFAGPEGVGKGTAARLLAQAANCEGGAASGSAAGFRTDPCGACGPCRKIARGTHPDVLALAEERVMAKAGRWEPKGGRTPSKDIVVDQVRDLVDHRLSLRRFEGRRRFVVIDPADALNPQAQNALLKTLEEPPADTTLVLVASSPDALLPTIRSRCARLAFAPLPEALLAERLAAAGRAPEDARLLAALSGGSLGRALALDPDALRAREEAVAAAAALDPGDASTWITFAAAQAEDREAARETCELLQLWLRDVLAFQAAGAAAPLALAELAERTAAAAGALAPADVLRRGEAAREAAAALLQNASPALALERMLIDWFHGELR, encoded by the coding sequence ATGCCGTTCTCGGAGCTCATCGGCCAGGATCGCGCCCTCGGCGCGCTGCGCGCGGCGCTCTCGCGGGGAGCCCTCCACCACGCCTACCTCTTCGCCGGTCCGGAGGGGGTGGGGAAGGGCACCGCGGCGCGGCTGCTCGCGCAGGCGGCCAACTGCGAGGGCGGGGCGGCATCGGGGAGCGCCGCCGGCTTCCGGACCGACCCCTGCGGCGCGTGCGGCCCCTGCCGCAAGATCGCCCGCGGCACCCACCCCGACGTCCTCGCGCTGGCGGAGGAGCGGGTCATGGCGAAGGCCGGCCGCTGGGAGCCGAAGGGCGGGCGGACGCCGTCGAAGGACATCGTGGTGGACCAGGTCCGCGACCTCGTCGACCACCGCCTGTCGCTGCGCCGCTTCGAGGGGCGCCGCCGGTTCGTGGTCATCGACCCCGCCGACGCGCTCAACCCGCAGGCGCAGAACGCGCTCCTCAAGACGCTGGAGGAGCCGCCCGCCGACACCACCCTCGTGCTCGTCGCCTCGAGCCCGGACGCGCTGCTCCCCACGATCCGCTCGCGCTGCGCCCGGCTCGCCTTCGCGCCGCTGCCGGAGGCGCTCCTGGCCGAGCGGCTCGCCGCGGCCGGTCGCGCGCCCGAGGACGCGCGCCTGCTGGCGGCGCTGTCCGGCGGCTCCCTGGGGCGCGCGCTCGCGCTCGACCCGGACGCGCTCCGCGCCCGCGAGGAGGCGGTGGCGGCCGCCGCGGCGCTCGACCCGGGCGACGCCTCCACCTGGATCACCTTCGCCGCCGCGCAGGCCGAGGATCGCGAGGCGGCGCGCGAGACCTGCGAGCTCCTGCAGCTCTGGCTCCGGGACGTGCTGGCCTTCCAGGCGGCGGGCGCCGCGGCGCCGCTCGCGCTGGCGGAGCTGGCCGAGCGGACGGCCGCCGCCGCCGGGGCGCTCGCGCCGGCGGACGTGCTCCGCCGCGGCGAGGCGGCGCGCGAGGCGGCGGCGGCGCTCCTCCAGAACGCGTCCCCGGCGCTGGCGCTGGAGCGCATGCTCATCGACTGGTTCCATGGCGAGCTTCGGTAA